From one Bacteroides eggerthii genomic stretch:
- a CDS encoding hybrid sensor histidine kinase/response regulator, with protein sequence MESRNKLLKSLRLQPLLAKIAVGYMAKIVVISGIAYVGICEWKETKAREMEVRMINRKKHEINDIYVKMLRLSFFCETFMEWSEQDFLLFQKQRRHIDSLLCSLRYSSSGSHTDSIRNLWRAKERYMREIIYWVHRQEEADREIAAQIPAIAKQSERENAPKGGFLKRLFAKRHKADTPSAASMLHELNRSVVGRQQAYARKLAERTDSLDRMNRRLNVQLRQMIENMDGTVQAELKRQEEEVAEAGKRSFATVIGLTAFMVLLLIWSYMVIHRDMMRINRYKKRLEGTVRQLEQTVLENEELIEARKKIMLAVTHDLRAPLASISSYAELLSTEREVSKCREYSRNIRQVARHMSSMLNSLLGFFRLESGGEKAVPVPFRLCSVTEILETDFMPLAAGKNLLLNVLSAGDAVVIGDRDRIIQIGSNLLSNAIKFTERGSVTVRTQFDQGVLTLIVEDTGTGMDDEEQTRIFTAFERLPNAIAEEGVGLGLSIVKGLVGLLDGRIEVASRKGVGSRFTVCLPLAVAEEATAESGRSRISVRSYTVLVLDNDTVLLAAIREMFAYHGVACTVCENTRDLMEHVRSRSYDLLITDLKMPRTNGFEVLKLLRMANVGNSRSIPVIASTASGNCDTGDLYAAGFSGCLKKPFSAEELLQVCTECLGSERQSEQIDLDALLKYGNRRKMLDTLIRETRKDMEAMAECAEKNDHEALKEWIHHLTGSWEIIHAGKPLRELFALLQDSGEFSVDEFGRTVQQVLEKGKEIICLAQQAKKAYESNCC encoded by the coding sequence TTGGAAAGTAGGAATAAATTGTTGAAATCTTTGCGCCTGCAACCGCTTCTTGCCAAAATAGCGGTAGGATATATGGCCAAGATTGTAGTTATAAGTGGTATTGCTTACGTTGGCATCTGCGAATGGAAAGAGACTAAGGCCAGGGAAATGGAAGTACGGATGATTAACCGGAAAAAGCATGAGATAAATGATATATATGTGAAAATGCTCAGGCTTTCTTTCTTCTGTGAAACCTTTATGGAGTGGAGTGAGCAGGATTTTTTATTATTTCAGAAACAGAGACGGCACATTGACAGCCTGTTGTGTAGCTTGAGGTACTCCTCTTCCGGCTCACATACAGACAGCATCCGTAATTTGTGGAGAGCCAAGGAGCGGTATATGCGGGAAATCATATATTGGGTACACAGGCAGGAGGAAGCCGACCGGGAAATTGCAGCGCAAATTCCGGCCATTGCCAAACAGAGTGAACGGGAAAATGCCCCCAAAGGGGGATTCCTGAAGAGGTTGTTCGCAAAACGCCACAAGGCGGATACTCCTTCTGCCGCCTCCATGCTTCATGAACTTAACCGGAGCGTGGTTGGCAGACAGCAGGCGTATGCCCGGAAGCTGGCAGAACGGACGGACAGCTTGGATAGGATGAACAGAAGGCTGAACGTGCAGTTGCGGCAGATGATTGAGAATATGGATGGAACGGTACAAGCGGAATTGAAGAGACAGGAAGAAGAAGTTGCGGAAGCCGGGAAACGGTCATTTGCCACGGTCATCGGTCTGACGGCATTCATGGTTTTGCTGCTGATATGGTCCTATATGGTGATACACCGGGACATGATGCGTATAAACCGTTATAAAAAAAGGCTGGAAGGCACAGTCCGTCAGTTGGAGCAGACCGTTCTTGAAAACGAGGAACTGATTGAGGCAAGAAAGAAAATCATGCTGGCCGTAACCCATGACTTGCGTGCGCCGCTTGCTTCTATCAGCAGCTATGCGGAATTGCTTTCCACGGAAAGAGAAGTGTCGAAGTGCAGGGAATACAGCCGGAACATACGGCAGGTGGCGAGACACATGTCTTCCATGCTGAATTCCCTGTTGGGATTTTTCCGGTTGGAGAGTGGCGGGGAAAAGGCCGTTCCTGTCCCGTTCAGGTTATGTTCCGTCACCGAGATTTTGGAAACGGATTTTATGCCGCTGGCGGCAGGAAAAAACCTTTTGCTGAACGTGCTGAGTGCCGGAGATGCGGTTGTTATAGGAGATAGGGACAGGATAATACAGATAGGAAGCAACTTGTTGTCCAATGCAATCAAGTTTACGGAGCGGGGAAGTGTAACGGTTCGCACACAATTTGACCAGGGCGTATTGACGCTTATCGTGGAAGATACCGGCACCGGAATGGACGATGAGGAGCAGACACGCATTTTCACTGCATTCGAGAGGCTTCCCAATGCGATTGCGGAAGAAGGGGTCGGACTGGGACTTTCAATAGTAAAAGGTCTGGTCGGATTGTTGGACGGCAGGATTGAAGTGGCAAGCCGGAAAGGGGTGGGCAGCCGGTTCACTGTCTGTCTTCCTTTGGCTGTGGCAGAGGAAGCGACGGCGGAGAGCGGCAGGAGCCGGATTTCCGTACGGTCCTATACGGTACTGGTATTGGACAATGACACCGTTTTGCTGGCGGCAATCAGGGAAATGTTTGCGTATCACGGGGTGGCTTGCACGGTATGTGAGAACACGCGTGATCTGATGGAGCATGTCCGCAGCCGTAGTTATGACCTTTTGATTACGGATTTGAAAATGCCCCGGACAAACGGATTCGAGGTGTTGAAGCTCCTGCGCATGGCCAATGTGGGAAATTCACGGAGCATTCCGGTTATCGCGAGTACCGCATCGGGAAACTGCGATACGGGGGATTTGTATGCGGCAGGGTTTTCGGGCTGTTTGAAAAAGCCGTTTTCCGCCGAAGAACTTTTGCAGGTATGTACGGAATGTCTGGGAAGTGAAAGGCAGTCTGAACAAATAGACCTCGATGCCCTGCTGAAATATGGGAACAGGAGGAAGATGCTGGATACCCTGATTCGGGAGACCAGGAAGGATATGGAGGCTATGGCTGAATGTGCAGAAAAGAATGATCATGAGGCACTGAAAGAATGGATACATCATCTGACAGGCTCATGGGAGATCATTCATGCCGGCAAGCCGCTGCGTGAGTTGTTCGCACTGCTTCAGGATTCGGGAGAGTTTTCTGTGG